The following is a genomic window from Geoalkalibacter halelectricus.
GATCAGCGCCTCGATGGTTTCCGTGGGCGTCTCCTCGGTGTGAAAGAACGCCTTCTTCGACACGGCGAAGGCCCGCATCACCTCGCGGAAGGGGTAATGCACCAGGGTGGCGCCCATGGTTCCGCCGGCCACCACGGTCAGGGCCGCGAAGTCGATGAACAGGGTCAGGCCGCTGCCCGAGGTGATGGCCATGATCATCAGGCCGAAGGCGGCGACGATGCCGAGAATGGTGGAGAGATCCATAACGAAAAACCTCGATTCGGTTGGTTCTGCACAGGCGCCGGAACCCTGCGACGATCTCCGGCAACCCCTGATTGAGCAAATGCCGTGCCATGACGGTGGGGGTATTGGCGAATTGTTCCGGCCACGCCCCGGTAGGGGCGCATTGCATGCGCCCTGGGCGGACGCAGTCCGCCCCTACGAATTATCCGTGCCCGTAGGGGCGCGGCGCTGCCCCGCCCCGGGCGCCCCCCTGGGGCGCCCCTACAATAACCCCCGCACCGTACCCGTAGGGGCGAGGCGCTGCCTCGCCCAGGGCGACCCACCGGGTCGCCCCTACGAAAACCGTCACCGCCGTCAAAAAAAAGGCCGTCCCTGACGGGACGGCCTCTCAGGTCAACTTTTTGACCCGCTTAGCGCTTAAGGTTGATCAGCTCGCCGAGCATCTCGTCGGTGGTGGTGATGATGCGCGAGTTGGCCTGGAAGCCGCGCTGGGTGGTGATCATCTTGACGAACTCCTGGGCCAGGTCGACGTTGGACTGCTCCAGGGCGTTGGTGAAGATCTTGCCCAGCTCCGCCCCGGGCACGCCCACGCGTGGATCGCCCGAGGTGTTGGTGGCGGCGTAGAGGTTGCTGCCTTCCTTGCTCAGGCCGTTGACGTTGGGGAACTTGGCCAGGGCGATTTGCGCCACGCGGATGCGCTCGCCGTTGGAGTAGTTGGCGGTGACCACGCCGTCGCCGTCGATGGCGATGCGCACCAGGCTGCCGGCACCATAGCCGTTTTGCCCTTGGGAGATGACGATGGAGTCGCTGCTGTACTGGGTGGTGTTGAAGCTGAAATTGATATCCTGGGTGCTGGCGCCGTTGACCCAGGTGAGCACGCCGGGGTTGGTGGCCCCGGTCTGGCCGCTGACCAGATTGCCGTTGGTGTCGAATTCCAGGGTGCCGGTACCGACGATGGTCAGCTCGCCCGGCGTGCCGCCGATTTCAGCCCCGTCGACCACGGTGTTCCACTCCCATTCATTGGCAGCGGTCTTGGTGAAATAGGTCGAGAGCAGGTGAGTGTTGCCCAGGGTGTCGAACACCGGAATCGAGGTCGCGTAGCTCGAGGTCCCCATGGGATTGAGGGGATCAAAGCCGCCTGCGACCACGGGCGCGTTGGAATCGAGGTTGGTGGTCAGATTGATCTCGCTGGTGGGCCGCGCCGGAATCAGCGTCCCGGTATCGACGCGGATGTCGGCGGGATCACCGATGCCCAGGGTGCCGTCGGCCTCGAAGCCCTTGCCCTGCACGCGAAAGCCTTCGGGGTTGACCAGATAGCCCTGCTCGTTGAAGCGAAAGGCGCCGGCGCGGGTGTAGAAATCCTGCATGCCGCCGGGGGCCTTGACCATGAAGAAGCCCTCGCCTTCGATGGCCAGGTCCGTGTTGGACTCGGTGTTTTCGAAGGTGCCCTGGCTGAAGATGTTGTCGACGACGGAGAGCTGCGTGCCGCG
Proteins encoded in this region:
- the flgF gene encoding flagellar basal-body rod protein FlgF, with product MGISSALYTGVSGLNTNGNAMSVLGNNIANTNTIGFKSSRTIFSDLLSANISGSGGASQVGRGTQLSVVDNIFSQGTFENTESNTDLAIEGEGFFMVKAPGGMQDFYTRAGAFRFNEQGYLVNPEGFRVQGKGFEADGTLGIGDPADIRVDTGTLIPARPTSEINLTTNLDSNAPVVAGGFDPLNPMGTSSYATSIPVFDTLGNTHLLSTYFTKTAANEWEWNTVVDGAEIGGTPGELTIVGTGTLEFDTNGNLVSGQTGATNPGVLTWVNGASTQDINFSFNTTQYSSDSIVISQGQNGYGAGSLVRIAIDGDGVVTANYSNGERIRVAQIALAKFPNVNGLSKEGSNLYAATNTSGDPRVGVPGAELGKIFTNALEQSNVDLAQEFVKMITTQRGFQANSRIITTTDEMLGELINLKR